From the genome of Triticum aestivum cultivar Chinese Spring chromosome 3B, IWGSC CS RefSeq v2.1, whole genome shotgun sequence, one region includes:
- the LOC123072812 gene encoding protein FLX-like 3, whose translation MAGRQRIGRQYYEEPRGFRDGPPPRLARERSISPRRFEGELSSRHGELRRIRDDNQHLVDEIVGLRQAMSRLKEDLHSSSQVIPKLRAEKEVELRELTQRNLKLEAELRSLEPLRQDALQLRSEAGSLESLRQELNAKVQGLTKELEQQSSENQRIPAMIAERDDLRQELIRARAALDYEKNAKPELMAQVQAVEKDLVTMAQESEKLRAEIEKRRAPPPRVSGYGAYGPPPGMGVQGMYDGGYNTYTDRRYSTGAGPWDPPSYPRP comes from the exons ATGGCAGGGAGACAGCGCATAGGTCGCCAGTACTATGAGGAACCACGAGGATTTCGTGATGGCCCTCCTCCTCGTCTTGCACGAGAAAGGTCTATCTCACCACGGCGCTTCGAGGGAGAGCTGTCTAGCCGCCATGGTGAGCTCCGCAGAATCCGTGACGACAACCAGCATCTGGTGGATGAAATTGTTGGACTCAGGCAAGCAATGTCTCGTTTGAAAGAAGATCTCCATTCCTCAAGTCAGGTTATACCCAAGCTCCGTGCAGAGAAAGAAGTTGAATTGAGGGAGCTGACTCAGAGGAATCTGAAGCTGGAAGCTGAGCTACGCTCTTTAGAACCCCTTAGGCAGGATGCCCTTCAGCTACGATCTGAAGCAGGCTCGCTGGAGTCTTTGAGGCAAGAGCTGAACGCAAAGGTGCAGGGTCTGACAAAGGAGCTTGAGCAGCAGAGCTCTGAAAACCAGCGCATACCTGCCATGATTGCTGAACGTGATGATCTGCGGCAGGAACTAATTCGTGCTAG GGCGGCTCTTGATTATGAGAAGAATGCAAAGCCAGAGCTGATGGCACAGGTGCAGGCAGTGGAGAAGGATCTGGTGACTATGGCTCAGGAGTCTGAGAAGCTTAGGGCTGAAATTGAGAAGAGAAGGGCACCACCACCTA GGGTCAGCGGCTATGGAGCTTACGGACCACCTCCTGGGATGGGCGTGCAAGGCATGTACGACGGCGGCTACAATACCTACACAGACAGGCGCTACAGTACGGGTGCTGGACCATGGGACCCCCCTAGCTACCCGCGCCCTTGA